A part of Maridesulfovibrio hydrothermalis AM13 = DSM 14728 genomic DNA contains:
- a CDS encoding contractile injection system protein, VgrG/Pvc8 family produces MQPVFKILADSKDVTAKIADRLIRLTVTDEAGQTSDAVEIELDNRDGAIAVPRTGAELEVFMGYSESGMKRMGLFTAGDITLSGPPDSLTIQGHAANMRISLKAPHTKSWDQKTISDIVSTIAAEHGLIPIVGSDCGRVLLEHIDQTEESDLHFLTRLAKDHDAVAKPVENRLLFVPRGQAKSASGMKLPAISLTRTDINRWNMTASSRGKYQSAKAYWHSLDDAKRIPITVGSGSPCFNLSGTYSTPAQARAAAQAKYDQLQRGTARLTITTGGNPKIAAECSLKVTGVAGLEGHWVVKRVVHELSDSGYVSRIEGETPTGKPKGIV; encoded by the coding sequence ATGCAGCCTGTTTTCAAAATACTGGCCGACAGCAAGGATGTAACTGCCAAAATAGCAGACCGACTGATACGGCTGACCGTAACCGATGAGGCCGGACAGACTTCAGATGCTGTTGAGATAGAACTCGACAATCGGGATGGAGCTATAGCCGTTCCGCGCACAGGTGCAGAACTGGAAGTTTTTATGGGTTACAGTGAATCAGGTATGAAGCGCATGGGGCTGTTCACTGCCGGAGATATTACCCTGTCAGGGCCTCCTGACAGTTTAACCATTCAAGGGCATGCTGCCAATATGCGTATCAGCCTCAAAGCTCCGCACACCAAAAGCTGGGATCAAAAAACTATTTCAGACATTGTTTCAACCATAGCCGCAGAGCACGGTTTAATTCCAATTGTAGGGTCAGATTGCGGTAGGGTTTTGCTGGAGCATATCGATCAGACCGAAGAATCCGACCTTCATTTTTTGACAAGACTGGCCAAAGACCATGATGCTGTGGCCAAGCCTGTTGAAAATAGGTTGCTGTTTGTCCCCAGAGGTCAGGCTAAGAGTGCCAGCGGCATGAAACTTCCTGCCATATCTTTAACACGCACCGATATTAATCGCTGGAACATGACGGCATCCAGTCGGGGTAAATACCAGTCAGCTAAAGCCTATTGGCATAGTCTGGACGATGCTAAACGTATACCAATAACTGTAGGTAGCGGCAGCCCCTGCTTCAACCTTTCCGGCACCTACTCCACTCCGGCGCAGGCCCGTGCGGCAGCACAAGCAAAGTACGACCAGCTGCAAAGAGGTACTGCCCGGTTGACTATTACTACCGGGGGCAATCCCAAAATAGCCGCTGAATGCTCATTAAAAGTAACGGGGGTTGCAGGACTTGAAGGTCATTGGGTGGTAAAGCGGGTTGTTCATGAGCTGAGTGACTCTGGATATGTTAGCCGTATTGAAGGCGAAACACCTACTGGGAAGCCTAAAGGAATAGTATAA
- a CDS encoding transposase has product MKIGKKRRKFSDKFKAKIALEAVRGVKTLTELAAEHQVHPNQISKWKKQLLENASELFSNGSSSSVKSEDEVTAPLYEEIAILKWILSGLKKSFELARCQTAKLDKT; this is encoded by the coding sequence ATGAAAATTGGTAAAAAAAGACGTAAATTTTCGGATAAATTTAAGGCCAAGATTGCTTTGGAAGCAGTTCGCGGGGTGAAAACCTTGACCGAACTGGCAGCTGAACATCAGGTTCATCCTAACCAGATTTCTAAGTGGAAAAAACAACTTCTGGAAAATGCATCAGAACTTTTTTCCAATGGATCAAGTTCTTCCGTAAAGTCAGAGGATGAAGTAACAGCCCCTCTTTATGAAGAGATCGCCATCTTAAAATGGATATTAAGTGGCTTGAAAAAAAGCTTTGAGCTTGCCCGCTGTCAAACGGCGAAATTGGATAAGACCTGA
- a CDS encoding methyltransferase domain-containing protein encodes MKFNLGGRGINKEFTTVNMEENCDIKHDLLDVDGFIPSDNVVSEFRMIHTLEHIPTSLYVNFLKTLKRKLKPGGKISVVLTDAEAAMNMWKDNILSFRAMKKILFPPAQLTGLNQLMAHHNMWNTLDLARDFQALGFEVYSFDAGYWTFDLTDEFFPEEMAQFQGLKIKNIGVMALLRG; translated from the coding sequence ATGAAATTTAATCTCGGTGGACGGGGCATAAATAAGGAGTTTACTACTGTAAATATGGAAGAAAATTGTGATATTAAACATGATCTTCTTGATGTTGACGGGTTTATTCCAAGTGATAACGTTGTGAGCGAGTTTCGTATGATTCACACCCTCGAGCATATCCCGACTTCGTTGTATGTAAATTTTCTTAAGACCCTAAAGCGCAAACTTAAACCGGGTGGGAAAATTAGCGTGGTTCTTACAGATGCGGAAGCTGCTATGAATATGTGGAAGGACAATATTTTGTCCTTTCGTGCTATGAAAAAAATATTATTCCCTCCGGCACAGCTTACTGGTCTGAATCAGCTTATGGCACACCATAATATGTGGAATACTCTTGATCTTGCCAGAGATTTTCAGGCTTTGGGGTTTGAAGTTTATAGCTTTGATGCCGGCTATTGGACTTTTGATTTAACGGATGAATTCTTTCCTGAAGAAATGGCTCAATTTCAAGGGCTGAAGATTAAAAATATTGGCGTAATGGCTCTTTTGAGAGGGTAG
- a CDS encoding glycosyltransferase, with amino-acid sequence MIPNLFHFVFGLKEQTEPLHLVHALAIISCARVNKGAKIFFRYHHEPYGAYWEVVKPLVKLIKVTPPDNIFGIPIKHYAHQADIIRLNALLEIGGVYADMDTIFVNKLPPELFKKPFVMGEQGEMGLCNAFMMSGRQSRFAKRWLDGHASAFKGGKPGTPEWDNHSVFFPGQLAKTIPSDIHIEPQTSFFKHLFTAHGLSGLFEKTDTDLDNVYSIHLWENIAWERHLSKLTPEIVKSTDTTYNCIARRFLDEI; translated from the coding sequence ATGATCCCTAATCTTTTTCATTTTGTATTTGGATTAAAAGAACAAACCGAGCCTTTGCACCTTGTGCATGCGCTGGCTATAATCTCCTGTGCCAGAGTTAATAAAGGCGCAAAAATTTTTTTCCGTTACCATCATGAACCGTATGGGGCGTACTGGGAGGTAGTTAAACCTCTTGTGAAGCTTATTAAGGTAACCCCTCCTGATAACATTTTTGGTATTCCAATTAAACACTATGCCCATCAGGCAGATATAATAAGGCTTAATGCTCTCTTGGAGATTGGCGGAGTGTATGCAGATATGGATACAATTTTTGTTAATAAGCTTCCTCCTGAACTTTTCAAAAAGCCTTTTGTGATGGGAGAGCAAGGAGAAATGGGACTTTGTAATGCCTTTATGATGAGTGGTAGGCAGAGTCGTTTTGCAAAACGGTGGCTAGATGGGCACGCAAGTGCATTTAAAGGTGGCAAACCCGGTACGCCAGAATGGGATAATCATTCAGTTTTTTTTCCTGGGCAATTAGCAAAAACTATCCCTTCAGATATTCATATAGAGCCGCAGACGAGTTTTTTTAAGCATCTATTTACGGCACATGGTTTGAGTGGCTTGTTTGAAAAGACTGACACCGATTTGGACAATGTTTACTCTATACATCTATGGGAGAATATAGCGTGGGAGAGGCACTTATCGAAGCTCACCCCCGAGATTGTTAAATCTACCGACACTACTTATAATTGTATTGCCAGGAGATTCTTAGATGAAATTTAA
- a CDS encoding transposase domain-containing protein, translating to MGRKNWLFSGSPRGADASATFYSLIETAKANNLNPSDYLYKLFEKLPHAQCRADLEELMPWNIVDNAEIK from the coding sequence GTGGGCCGTAAAAATTGGCTATTCAGTGGTTCTCCGCGAGGAGCCGATGCCAGCGCGACCTTCTACAGCCTCATCGAAACCGCCAAAGCCAATAATCTTAATCCTTCTGACTACCTCTACAAACTCTTCGAAAAACTTCCTCATGCACAATGCCGTGCCGATTTGGAAGAACTCATGCCATGGAATATCGTAGATAACGCAGAGATAAAATAG
- the tnpA gene encoding IS66 family insertion sequence element accessory protein TnpA, which produces MSRNIGSRKSKEKYWREQVNSWRKSGQGQAEFSRQVGISERSLNYWKRKFERRQNVGESQAVVAVPIPRDDSPEHSPQPIIIHAWHDLRLEIPADFAPESEGEVMELGSRELKWLLDGLVFYKLRGIQI; this is translated from the coding sequence ATGTCTAGAAATATTGGCAGCAGAAAAAGCAAGGAAAAATATTGGCGGGAACAAGTGAACAGCTGGCGCAAGAGCGGACAAGGGCAGGCTGAATTCAGCAGGCAGGTTGGAATATCCGAAAGATCACTGAATTACTGGAAACGGAAATTTGAACGAAGACAGAATGTCGGAGAATCACAAGCGGTGGTCGCTGTACCCATCCCGCGTGATGATAGTCCAGAACATAGTCCCCAGCCGATCATTATTCATGCATGGCACGACTTGCGTCTGGAGATCCCTGCTGATTTCGCCCCTGAGTCCGAGGGCGAAGTCATGGAGCTAGGCTCTCGAGAGTTAAAATGGTTACTTGACGGTCTTGTTTTTTACAAGCTCAGGGGCATCCAAATCTAG